ATTGCGGAAGACGATGCCGTACATGTCGTACGCCTCCCGCTCGAACCAGTCCATCCCGGCCCAGACGGGGATGACCGAGTCGATCACCGGATCTTCCTCCGGGACCCGGGCCTTGATCCGCACGCGGTGCTTCTTCGCGATCGAATAGAGGTGGTAGACCACCTCGAACCGGGGCTCCTCTCCCAGGTAATCCACCCCGGTGCAGTCCATCGCCAGGTCGAACCGGAGGTCCGGGTCGTCCCGCAGGAAGGTGCAGATCTCGACGATCCTCTCCCGACGGACCTGCGCCGTGTCGTCCCCGAAGTCGGAGTGGGTCGCCACGATGTCGTCCCCGAACTTCCCGGCCAGCTTCGTAAGCACCGCGCTCTTTCTCTCTTCCGCCATTTCCCTTCCGCTTCAGATCTTGATCGGCCAGCGTTCCCGGGCCCGCGGGGCCCCCGTGTCGATCATCTTCTGGATCAGCACGATGGAGTCGATGATCTGCTCCGGGATCGGGGGGCATCCCGGAATGTAGATGTCGACCGGCATGAACTTGTCGATCCCCTGAACGACGCTGTAGTTGTTGTAGAAGCCGCCCGACGAGGCGCACGCCCCCATCGCCACCACCCACTTCGGCTCGAGCATCTGGTCGTAG
This Candidatus Deferrimicrobiaceae bacterium DNA region includes the following protein-coding sequences:
- a CDS encoding NADH-quinone oxidoreductase subunit C, whose amino-acid sequence is MAEERKSAVLTKLAGKFGDDIVATHSDFGDDTAQVRRERIVEICTFLRDDPDLRFDLAMDCTGVDYLGEEPRFEVVYHLYSIAKKHRVRIKARVPEEDPVIDSVIPVWAGMDWFEREAYDMYGIVFRNHPNLKRILMYEEFEGHPLRKDYPKARRQPTVGPKE